In the Leptotrichia sp. oral taxon 212 genome, one interval contains:
- a CDS encoding biotin--[acetyl-CoA-carboxylase] ligase — MKFISFEEIGSTNEYVRRNLKLKEFEVVVAKKQTNDRVKRGNVWISNEGGALFSFWLHDRYELQEKIEIFSCYIVFEIIKEYIKESSKKNSEDEIENLKFKWPNDIYYKDEKISSVFCEKIRDKIIIGIRINVNNDIDKINNKATSLSKILNQKYPIEDIIEKIMLTFQKKKECLEKEWEKILLALNSNNFLKNRKIKIEKNGKYLEKEYRFSRVNRAGKLLIIGKGDKEETKCNTLNFILIKN, encoded by the coding sequence TTGAAATTTATAAGTTTTGAAGAAATAGGTTCAACAAATGAATATGTAAGAAGAAACTTAAAACTAAAAGAATTTGAAGTTGTGGTAGCCAAAAAGCAGACTAACGACAGGGTGAAAAGAGGGAATGTGTGGATTTCAAATGAAGGAGGAGCCCTCTTTTCATTTTGGCTTCATGATAGATACGAATTACAGGAAAAAATTGAAATCTTTAGTTGCTATATAGTTTTTGAAATAATAAAAGAATATATTAAAGAGAGTTCAAAAAAAAATTCTGAAGATGAAATCGAAAATCTCAAATTTAAATGGCCAAATGACATTTATTATAAAGATGAAAAAATAAGCAGCGTTTTTTGTGAAAAAATTAGAGATAAAATAATAATAGGCATAAGAATAAATGTTAATAATGATATAGATAAAATAAATAATAAAGCAACATCCTTATCAAAAATTTTAAATCAGAAATATCCAATTGAAGATATAATTGAGAAAATTATGTTGACATTTCAGAAAAAAAAGGAATGTTTAGAAAAGGAATGGGAAAAAATTCTATTAGCTTTAAATAGTAATAATTTTTTGAAAAATAGAAAAATAAAGATAGAAAAAAATGGTAAATACTTAGAAAAAGAATATAGATTTTCAAGAGTAAATAGAGCTGGAAAGCTTTTAATCATTGGTAAAGGAGATAAAGAAGAAACTAAATGTAATACTTTGAATTTTATTTTAATTAAAAATTAA
- the aroF gene encoding 3-deoxy-7-phosphoheptulonate synthase, with protein MIIKIDGKIAHDTLKEIIARLEAENNVTVKPIIGEDYTILGLVGDISTIDIKHIQSLDYVLDVQRIQEPYKRASRKFKPENTIVRVGNVEIGGDRLAMMAGPCSVENEKQIIETAIAVKKAGGNILRGGVVKPRTSPYAFQGLGMEGIKLMKKAKEETGLPIVCEVMSIEQLHEFGSHLDMIQLGARNMQNFDLLKEVGKTKMPVLLKRGLSATIEEWLMSAEYILAGGNENIVLCERGIRTYETAYRNVMDLNAVPMVKKLTHLPIIVDSAHGTGKFWMVKPLGMAGIAAGADGLMVEVHPEPDKALSDGPQSLKFEVFEDLMQDVEKIANVLGKTFK; from the coding sequence ATGATTATAAAAATTGATGGGAAGATTGCTCATGATACACTTAAAGAAATAATTGCCAGACTTGAAGCTGAAAACAATGTTACAGTAAAACCTATAATAGGCGAAGATTATACAATTTTAGGACTTGTTGGGGATATAAGTACTATTGATATTAAACATATTCAATCTTTAGATTATGTTTTAGATGTACAGAGAATACAGGAGCCATACAAAAGAGCGAGTAGAAAATTTAAGCCTGAAAATACTATAGTAAGAGTAGGTAATGTAGAAATAGGCGGAGATAGACTGGCTATGATGGCAGGGCCATGTTCAGTTGAAAATGAAAAACAGATTATTGAAACGGCGATTGCTGTAAAAAAAGCAGGTGGAAATATATTAAGAGGGGGAGTAGTTAAACCAAGAACTTCGCCATATGCATTTCAGGGACTTGGAATGGAAGGTATAAAACTTATGAAGAAGGCAAAGGAAGAAACTGGACTGCCAATTGTATGTGAAGTAATGTCCATAGAACAGCTGCACGAGTTTGGATCTCATCTGGATATGATACAGTTAGGTGCCAGAAATATGCAGAACTTTGATCTTCTGAAGGAAGTTGGTAAAACTAAAATGCCTGTGTTATTGAAGAGAGGGCTAAGTGCAACAATAGAAGAATGGCTAATGTCTGCTGAATATATACTTGCGGGAGGTAATGAAAATATAGTTCTTTGTGAAAGAGGTATAAGAACATATGAAACTGCATATAGAAATGTAATGGATTTAAATGCAGTTCCTATGGTAAAGAAGTTGACTCATTTACCAATTATTGTAGATTCTGCACATGGAACAGGTAAATTCTGGATGGTTAAGCCACTTGGAATGGCGGGGATTGCAGCAGGAGCTGATGGGCTTATGGTAGAGGTGCATCCTGAACCAGACAAAGCATTATCAGATGGACCGCAGTCATTAAAATTTGAAGTATTTGAAGATTTGATGCAGGATGTAGAAAAAATTGCAAACGTATTGGGGAAAACTTTTAAATAG
- the tpx gene encoding thiol peroxidase encodes MLERKGVVTFKGNPITLLGEEVKKGDKAKNFTVLGTDLSEVKLSDYAGKVVVISVFPSVDTGVCALQLTRFNQEAANFDKDVQLITISADLPFALGRYCADKGIENALTASDHKELDFGLKYGFVIKELRLLTRGTVIVDKEGTVQYVEYVPEVATEPDYAKALEVIKTLI; translated from the coding sequence ATGTTAGAAAGAAAAGGTGTAGTAACATTTAAAGGAAATCCTATAACATTGTTAGGAGAAGAAGTAAAAAAAGGAGATAAAGCTAAAAACTTTACAGTTTTAGGAACAGATCTTAGTGAAGTAAAACTAAGTGACTATGCAGGAAAAGTAGTTGTAATTTCAGTATTTCCTTCAGTAGACACAGGAGTTTGTGCATTACAGTTAACTAGATTTAACCAGGAAGCTGCAAATTTTGATAAGGATGTTCAGCTTATAACAATTTCAGCAGATTTACCATTTGCTTTGGGAAGATACTGTGCTGATAAAGGAATTGAAAATGCATTAACTGCTTCAGACCATAAAGAACTTGATTTTGGTTTAAAATATGGATTTGTTATAAAGGAATTAAGATTATTGACAAGAGGAACAGTAATTGTTGATAAGGAAGGTACTGTACAATATGTTGAATATGTACCTGAAGTTGCTACAGAACCAGATTATGCTAAAGCATTGGAAGTAATAAAAACATTAATATAA
- a CDS encoding PAS domain-containing protein: MEKVNMKDYLNINFELIDKMTEIKKNYIEGTVDIETTRNLIRETFKGKKITPAEFAYSEQKIKDLGFDDATVHDKMNDVLDLFDEIIIREESDLPEGHPIKTYLKENEAGKKLIAEMKEEANKKFIKNKWLEYYDKLYTFNLTHLARKQHQLFSLLETKGFDRPSRIMWTFDNAVRDNISEARKLLQEDKIDEFLKKQEIVWELTLDIMHKEEEILYPTSLKMITEEEFRNMRNGDDEIGYFLIEKPEGFLPLKKEEKLEKIANTEAAQTGNFMSDLAGLLSKYNMNGNSGKSDVLDVKQGKLTLEQINLIFQHMPVDLSFVDENEIVKFYTDTKHRIFPRSAGVIGRDVKNCHPRESVSSVLEIIEAFRSGEQNEVDFWLEMNGKFIYIYYVAVRDENGKFKGVLEMMQDVTRIRGLEGKRTLVTWERPKKSDIKAEESKNSEKNDQKENPYGLTENTVIGEIIDKYPYIKEFMPTLSPTYKKLLDPIQYMIMSKVATLDMIAMRGGFPVEEIIEKISEKIKSEENKK; encoded by the coding sequence ATGGAAAAAGTGAATATGAAAGATTATTTAAACATAAATTTTGAGCTGATTGACAAAATGACGGAAATTAAAAAAAATTACATAGAAGGAACGGTAGACATTGAAACAACGCGAAATCTGATAAGGGAAACTTTTAAAGGAAAAAAGATAACTCCAGCAGAATTTGCGTATTCAGAACAAAAAATAAAAGATTTAGGATTTGACGATGCTACGGTTCACGACAAAATGAATGATGTGCTGGATTTGTTTGATGAGATTATAATAAGGGAAGAATCAGATTTACCTGAAGGACATCCAATAAAAACTTATTTAAAGGAAAATGAAGCAGGAAAAAAACTGATTGCAGAAATGAAAGAAGAAGCAAATAAGAAATTTATAAAAAACAAATGGCTTGAGTATTATGACAAACTTTATACATTTAATCTTACACACCTTGCGAGAAAGCAGCATCAGCTATTTTCGCTACTTGAAACAAAAGGTTTTGACAGACCGTCAAGAATAATGTGGACTTTTGACAATGCAGTAAGAGATAATATAAGTGAAGCGAGAAAACTTCTTCAGGAAGATAAAATAGATGAATTTCTGAAAAAACAGGAAATAGTATGGGAACTGACACTCGATATAATGCATAAGGAAGAAGAAATTTTATATCCGACTTCATTAAAGATGATTACAGAAGAGGAATTCAGAAATATGAGAAACGGTGATGATGAAATAGGATATTTCCTTATAGAAAAGCCCGAAGGTTTTCTGCCTCTGAAAAAAGAAGAAAAACTTGAAAAAATTGCAAATACTGAAGCTGCACAGACGGGAAATTTCATGAGTGATCTGGCAGGACTTCTTTCAAAATACAATATGAACGGTAATTCTGGAAAATCTGATGTGCTTGATGTAAAACAGGGAAAACTAACTTTAGAGCAGATAAATTTAATTTTCCAGCATATGCCGGTAGATCTTTCGTTTGTCGATGAAAATGAAATTGTTAAGTTTTATACTGATACAAAACATAGAATATTTCCTAGAAGTGCAGGAGTGATAGGAAGAGATGTGAAAAACTGCCATCCTAGGGAAAGTGTATCTTCAGTTCTTGAAATAATTGAAGCATTTAGAAGCGGAGAGCAAAACGAAGTGGATTTCTGGCTTGAAATGAATGGGAAATTCATTTATATCTATTATGTGGCAGTAAGAGATGAAAATGGAAAATTCAAGGGTGTTCTTGAAATGATGCAGGATGTTACAAGAATAAGAGGTCTGGAAGGAAAAAGAACATTGGTAACATGGGAAAGACCAAAAAAATCAGATATAAAAGCGGAAGAAAGTAAAAATTCTGAAAAAAATGACCAGAAGGAGAATCCTTATGGACTAACTGAAAATACAGTAATAGGAGAAATAATTGATAAATATCCTTACATAAAAGAGTTTATGCCAACATTGTCTCCTACATACAAAAAGTTACTTGATCCTATTCAGTATATGATAATGTCAAAAGTAGCGACACTTGATATGATTGCTATGCGTGGTGGATTTCCGGTTGAAGAAATAATAGAAAAAATTTCTGAAAAAATTAAATCTGAAGAAAATAAAAAGTAA
- a CDS encoding HAD family hydrolase, with translation MIKLVLLDVDGTLTDGGIYRGNNGEELKRFNVKDGYVIVNAQKLGVEFGIITGRKSELVEIRAKELKIKYLYQEISEKTVILEEIMKKTGLTKEEIAYMGDDLNDVLIMKQVGLSGAPKDAVNEVIQIADFISEKNGGSGAVREFVEHILKKDGKWQTFLENVK, from the coding sequence ATGATAAAATTAGTTTTACTAGATGTAGATGGAACACTGACTGATGGCGGAATATACAGAGGAAATAATGGAGAAGAACTGAAAAGATTTAATGTGAAAGACGGATATGTCATAGTGAATGCACAGAAACTTGGTGTAGAATTTGGAATAATTACAGGAAGAAAGTCAGAACTTGTTGAAATAAGAGCAAAAGAACTGAAAATAAAATATCTGTATCAGGAAATTTCTGAAAAAACAGTTATTTTAGAAGAAATAATGAAAAAAACTGGTTTGACAAAAGAAGAAATAGCCTATATGGGAGACGACCTGAATGATGTTCTTATAATGAAACAGGTTGGATTGTCAGGAGCTCCAAAAGATGCAGTAAATGAAGTCATTCAAATTGCAGATTTTATTTCAGAGAAAAATGGCGGTTCAGGAGCAGTAAGGGAATTTGTTGAACATATACTGAAAAAAGATGGTAAATGGCAAACTTTTTTAGAAAATGTAAAATAA
- a CDS encoding S1C family serine protease, whose protein sequence is MKKRKIFTLLSLLFVAMSCSRPLENTNGNDAKKEQKEQTQQVSQEDLKKYTKNAVETQDAFVQVYKNTKDSIVNIRTKKTVVVDTYNPLEELLFGRSGGQEKRESGALGSGFVVSEDGYIVTNNHVVSNADEIYVKFSDGREYRTRLVGTSPEVDIAVLKIESNEKFKPLEFSDSDKIEIGQWSIAFGNPMGLNDSMTVGVISASGRSSLGIEEIENFIQTDAAINQGNSGGPLIDINGKVIGVNTAILSTSGGSVGLGFAIPSNLASVVKDSIISTGKFEKPYIGVYLNNLDSDKIKVLNIKSTNGVLIAKVIPNGPASRAGIQANDVVVAVNGKPVNSAGAFIGELAAKKIGETVELSIIRNSQTVKVRVALEETPKMLHQQ, encoded by the coding sequence ATGAAAAAAAGAAAAATATTCACTTTATTGTCATTATTATTTGTTGCAATGAGCTGTTCCAGACCTCTTGAAAATACAAACGGCAATGATGCTAAAAAAGAACAGAAAGAGCAGACTCAGCAGGTTTCACAGGAAGATTTAAAAAAATATACTAAAAATGCTGTAGAAACTCAAGATGCATTTGTACAGGTTTATAAAAATACTAAAGATTCAATAGTTAACATCAGGACTAAAAAAACTGTTGTAGTTGATACTTATAATCCATTGGAAGAATTACTTTTTGGACGTTCAGGAGGGCAGGAAAAACGTGAATCAGGAGCATTAGGTTCAGGATTTGTAGTGTCTGAAGATGGTTATATTGTCACAAATAATCATGTTGTAAGCAATGCAGATGAAATTTATGTAAAATTTTCAGATGGTAGAGAATATAGAACAAGGCTTGTAGGAACTTCTCCAGAAGTTGATATTGCCGTTCTTAAAATTGAATCTAATGAAAAGTTTAAACCTCTTGAATTCAGTGATTCTGATAAAATTGAAATTGGACAGTGGTCCATTGCATTTGGTAATCCAATGGGATTAAATGATTCCATGACAGTAGGAGTTATAAGTGCATCAGGAAGAAGTTCACTTGGAATAGAAGAAATTGAAAACTTTATTCAGACAGATGCCGCTATAAATCAGGGTAACAGTGGTGGTCCTTTGATTGATATCAACGGTAAGGTAATTGGAGTCAATACTGCTATCCTTTCTACATCCGGAGGAAGTGTGGGGTTAGGATTTGCAATACCTTCAAATTTAGCATCTGTAGTTAAGGATTCAATTATTTCAACAGGAAAATTTGAAAAGCCATATATAGGTGTCTATTTAAATAATCTGGATTCTGATAAAATTAAAGTACTGAATATTAAATCAACAAATGGAGTCCTTATTGCAAAGGTTATTCCAAACGGCCCTGCATCCAGAGCGGGAATACAGGCAAACGATGTTGTTGTTGCAGTTAATGGAAAACCTGTTAATTCTGCAGGAGCTTTTATAGGTGAACTGGCAGCTAAAAAGATTGGGGAAACAGTTGAATTAAGCATAATAAGAAATTCTCAAACTGTAAAAGTACGTGTTGCATTGGAAGAAACTCCTAAAATGCTCCATCAACAGTAA
- a CDS encoding prephenate dehydrogenase, protein MKKIEDLTVTIVGLGVIGAAFAQSFREIGIKRIYGIDIDEETLKKAEGKNIINKGFVETKEPLEKSDFVVITLYPNLMKSFFVNNIDNFKENAIITDVVGIKEKIIKDINPIIEEIKKKNGKKIDFIFGHPMAGREKRGIDFADNRVFKNANYIIIEDEKNKKENLQLLSEIVKLIGFKKVSFLTAHEHDEIIAFTSQLTHAIAVSLVNSDSEKYETNRFIGDSYRDLTRIAKINEDLWAELFMGNKKNLLKMIQQFEKELDIIKDALNDNDLGTLKEKFIMSTKRREKID, encoded by the coding sequence TTGAAAAAAATAGAGGATCTAACAGTAACAATAGTAGGGCTTGGAGTAATTGGTGCGGCTTTTGCGCAGAGTTTCAGGGAGATTGGTATTAAGAGAATTTATGGGATTGATATTGACGAGGAAACTTTGAAAAAAGCTGAAGGTAAAAATATAATAAATAAAGGATTTGTTGAAACTAAGGAACCTCTGGAAAAATCAGATTTTGTGGTGATTACTCTTTATCCTAACTTGATGAAATCGTTTTTTGTAAATAATATTGATAATTTTAAAGAAAATGCTATAATTACTGATGTTGTAGGTATTAAAGAGAAAATTATTAAAGATATTAATCCAATTATAGAGGAAATTAAGAAAAAAAATGGGAAAAAAATAGACTTTATTTTTGGTCATCCAATGGCAGGGCGTGAAAAACGAGGAATTGATTTTGCGGATAACAGAGTTTTTAAGAATGCAAATTATATAATAATTGAAGATGAAAAAAATAAGAAGGAAAATTTACAATTATTGTCAGAAATTGTGAAGCTGATAGGCTTTAAGAAAGTCAGTTTTCTGACGGCACATGAACACGATGAAATTATTGCGTTTACGAGTCAGCTTACTCATGCGATTGCAGTTTCACTTGTAAATAGCGATAGCGAAAAGTATGAGACTAATCGTTTTATTGGGGATTCTTATCGTGATTTGACAAGGATTGCAAAGATAAATGAAGATTTGTGGGCAGAGCTTTTTATGGGAAATAAAAAGAATCTTTTAAAAATGATACAGCAGTTTGAAAAAGAACTTGATATAATTAAAGATGCATTGAATGATAACGATTTAGGAACGTTGAAGGAAAAATTCATAATGTCTACGAAACGTAGGGAAAAAATAGATTAA
- a CDS encoding ABC transporter ATP-binding protein: MSKVVLKGVEKQYPNGFKAVHGIDLDIKDGEFMVFVGPSGCAKSTTLRMIAGLEEITGGEVYIGDKLVNDVPPKDRGIAMVFQNYALYPHMTVYENMAFGLKLKKTPKEEIDKRVKEAAEKLEITELLDRKPKEMSGGQRQRVALGRAIVRKPEVFLFDEPLSNLDAKLRVSMRVRITQLHQELKTTMIYVTHDQVEAMTMGDRITVMKSGRIMQVDTPLNLYHYPANKFVAGFIGSPTMNLVEGTVIEKEGKIFVDINGAEIEILGEKAEKVKSHAGKKVTFGIRPESISIADSEDNISKVGEVSVVEQMGNEEYIYFTLNGHQMTCRINVAGVSDSVGKKGQKIFRFDTSKAHIFDIETEENISL; encoded by the coding sequence ATGTCAAAAGTAGTGTTAAAAGGAGTGGAAAAACAATATCCAAATGGTTTCAAAGCAGTACATGGAATAGATCTTGACATAAAAGATGGAGAATTCATGGTTTTTGTAGGACCTTCAGGATGCGCAAAATCAACTACTTTAAGAATGATTGCAGGGCTTGAAGAAATAACAGGAGGAGAAGTTTATATAGGAGATAAACTTGTAAATGATGTGCCACCAAAGGATAGAGGGATAGCAATGGTATTCCAGAACTATGCGTTGTATCCTCATATGACAGTTTATGAAAACATGGCATTTGGACTTAAACTTAAGAAAACTCCAAAGGAAGAGATAGATAAGAGGGTAAAGGAAGCTGCAGAAAAACTTGAAATTACAGAACTTCTGGACAGAAAGCCTAAGGAAATGTCAGGAGGTCAGAGACAAAGGGTTGCACTGGGAAGGGCAATAGTAAGAAAACCTGAAGTATTCCTTTTTGATGAACCGTTATCAAACCTTGATGCTAAACTTAGGGTATCGATGCGTGTAAGAATAACACAGTTGCATCAGGAACTGAAGACTACGATGATATACGTAACGCATGATCAGGTTGAAGCTATGACAATGGGAGACAGAATAACAGTAATGAAGTCAGGAAGAATAATGCAGGTTGATACACCGCTAAATCTTTATCATTATCCTGCAAATAAGTTTGTGGCAGGATTCATAGGATCCCCTACAATGAACCTGGTGGAAGGAACAGTAATTGAAAAGGAAGGAAAAATATTTGTTGATATAAATGGAGCTGAAATAGAAATACTTGGAGAAAAGGCAGAAAAAGTAAAAAGTCATGCAGGAAAGAAAGTAACTTTTGGAATAAGACCTGAAAGTATAAGTATAGCAGACTCAGAAGACAATATTTCAAAAGTGGGTGAAGTAAGCGTAGTAGAACAGATGGGAAATGAGGAATATATATACTTCACACTGAACGGACATCAGATGACATGCAGAATAAATGTGGCAGGAGTAAGTGATTCTGTAGGTAAAAAAGGACAGAAAATATTCAGATTTGACACAAGCAAGGCTCATATATTTGACATTGAAACTGAAGAAAATATCAGTTTATAA
- a CDS encoding DegV family protein, whose product MAIKYLDAKRLRVLFSGGGKWVIKHEELLNELNVYPVPDGDTGSNMAMTLNSMITDIEGKTNEKTSMKDFIDTVEEAVLMGARGNSGTILSQVITGFLKGIGEKTKLLSADVAQALSSAKETAYNAVSEPVEGTMLTVIRRISEKANECASKIDDLVIFLKEIMDEANRAVEETPELLPKLKEAGVVDAGGKGLFFLFEGFYKVATELNLLVELQKAQVKENEFDKTIANIDHDPESIKFQYCTEYIILNGEFDTEEYKKRVLELGDSAVFAQTSKKFKTHIHTNHPGKAMEIALEYGPLEKMKIENMKLQHDNLQIFSEKDEAKLFQNKNINKTASGYIILADSENIKDEFLKEGADVVILGGQSKNPSVQEILSAIDKIDKKTIYIFPNNKNVITTAKLAAEKSDKNIIVYGTKTMLEGHYCLKNRAEDIEELKNTEKRNYSIEITKAVRDTKVENLVITKDNYIGLVNGKIKYTATTLKELVEKMLDELLTINTITVVVSEGKDKDEEAKNLITGKLNKIKTTYINGGQENYNYYIYIENRDPNMPEIAILTDSVSDLSDEDIIGLPIKIVPLKIEMNGEIFKDGVEMSKDEFWRRLTNSSDEEELKVKTSQPSPQDFLNAYNKLFEKGYKKIISIHPSSKLSGTVQAARVGRSLTNREDDIELVDSMGASLLQGILVLEAGRKAVKKESFGEIINWVNSYKNKGKLLMIIPDLKYLEKGGRIGKASSAIAGMIQLKPILTVSQGEVTIEKKVIGERNAQKYIEKYVKDESKKQSLVVCTGWGGGPDELENISKIHSEIGESSKVTFAILNRQIGAVIGAHAGPVYGVFIFPKLS is encoded by the coding sequence ATGGCGATAAAGTATTTGGATGCCAAAAGGCTGAGAGTATTATTTAGTGGTGGAGGAAAATGGGTTATAAAACATGAGGAATTATTAAATGAACTGAATGTATATCCTGTTCCTGACGGCGATACGGGAAGCAATATGGCGATGACTTTAAATTCTATGATAACTGACATAGAAGGAAAAACTAATGAAAAAACTTCAATGAAAGATTTTATAGATACAGTTGAAGAAGCTGTTCTTATGGGAGCAAGAGGAAATTCCGGAACAATTCTTTCTCAGGTAATTACCGGTTTCTTAAAAGGTATAGGTGAAAAAACAAAGCTTTTATCAGCTGATGTCGCACAGGCACTTTCAAGTGCAAAGGAAACTGCATATAATGCTGTAAGTGAGCCAGTAGAGGGAACAATGCTTACAGTTATAAGAAGAATATCTGAAAAGGCAAATGAATGTGCATCAAAAATTGACGATCTGGTTATATTTTTAAAAGAAATAATGGATGAGGCTAATAGAGCCGTGGAAGAAACACCTGAACTGCTTCCTAAATTAAAGGAAGCAGGAGTTGTAGATGCGGGAGGAAAAGGTTTGTTTTTCCTTTTTGAAGGATTTTACAAAGTTGCAACAGAATTAAATTTATTGGTGGAATTACAAAAAGCTCAGGTTAAGGAAAATGAATTTGACAAGACAATTGCAAATATAGATCATGATCCTGAAAGCATAAAATTCCAGTACTGTACTGAATATATCATTTTAAATGGTGAATTTGATACAGAAGAATATAAAAAGAGAGTTCTTGAATTAGGAGATTCGGCAGTATTTGCACAGACTTCAAAGAAATTTAAGACACATATCCATACAAATCATCCTGGAAAGGCAATGGAAATTGCGCTAGAATATGGTCCGCTGGAAAAAATGAAAATAGAAAATATGAAACTTCAGCATGATAATCTTCAAATATTCAGTGAAAAAGATGAGGCAAAGTTATTCCAGAACAAAAATATTAACAAAACCGCTTCAGGATATATTATACTTGCTGATTCAGAAAATATTAAGGATGAATTTCTGAAAGAAGGAGCAGATGTCGTTATATTAGGTGGTCAGAGTAAAAATCCAAGTGTACAGGAAATATTATCTGCAATAGATAAAATTGATAAGAAAACAATATATATTTTCCCTAATAACAAAAATGTAATAACAACTGCAAAGCTGGCAGCGGAAAAATCAGATAAAAATATAATAGTTTACGGTACAAAAACTATGCTTGAAGGTCATTATTGCTTAAAAAACAGGGCTGAAGACATAGAAGAATTGAAAAATACTGAAAAAAGAAATTATTCAATTGAAATAACAAAAGCTGTAAGAGATACAAAGGTTGAAAACTTAGTAATTACAAAAGATAATTATATAGGACTTGTAAATGGAAAGATAAAATATACAGCAACTACTTTGAAAGAACTAGTTGAAAAAATGCTGGATGAATTGCTTACTATCAATACAATTACAGTGGTAGTTTCTGAAGGAAAAGACAAGGATGAAGAAGCTAAAAATCTGATAACAGGAAAATTGAATAAAATAAAAACAACATATATAAATGGCGGACAGGAAAATTATAATTACTATATCTACATTGAAAATAGAGATCCAAATATGCCTGAAATAGCAATACTGACAGATTCAGTGTCAGATTTATCAGATGAGGATATAATAGGATTGCCAATAAAAATTGTTCCACTTAAAATAGAAATGAATGGAGAAATTTTTAAAGATGGTGTTGAAATGTCAAAAGATGAATTCTGGAGAAGGCTGACTAATTCAAGCGACGAAGAAGAATTGAAAGTGAAAACTTCACAACCATCTCCGCAGGATTTTTTAAATGCGTATAATAAATTATTTGAAAAAGGGTATAAAAAAATAATTTCTATTCATCCATCTTCTAAATTAAGTGGAACAGTACAGGCGGCGAGAGTAGGAAGATCATTAACTAACAGGGAAGATGACATAGAACTGGTAGACAGTATGGGAGCTTCTTTATTGCAAGGAATTCTGGTGTTAGAAGCAGGAAGAAAAGCTGTAAAGAAAGAAAGTTTCGGAGAAATAATAAATTGGGTAAATTCATACAAAAATAAAGGGAAGTTACTTATGATTATTCCGGATTTAAAATATCTTGAAAAGGGTGGAAGAATAGGTAAAGCAAGCTCTGCGATAGCAGGAATGATACAGCTGAAGCCAATTTTGACAGTAAGTCAGGGAGAAGTTACGATTGAAAAAAAAGTCATCGGAGAAAGAAATGCACAGAAATATATAGAAAAGTATGTAAAAGATGAAAGTAAAAAACAAAGTCTTGTAGTATGTACAGGGTGGGGTGGAGGACCTGATGAATTGGAAAATATTTCAAAAATACATTCAGAAATAGGAGAGAGCTCGAAAGTTACATTTGCAATATTGAACAGACAGATAGGCGCAGTAATAGGTGCTCATGCAGGACCTGTTTATGGTGTTTTTATATTCCCAAAACTGAGTTGA